One region of Poecile atricapillus isolate bPoeAtr1 chromosome 8, bPoeAtr1.hap1, whole genome shotgun sequence genomic DNA includes:
- the MBNL1 gene encoding muscleblind-like protein 1 isoform X6 — MAMLAQQMQLANAMMPGAPLQPVPMFSVAPSLATNASAAFNPYLGPVSPGLVPAEILPTAPMLVTGNPGVPVPAAAAAAAQKLMRTDRLEVCREYQRGNCNRGENDCRFAHPADSAMIDTNDNTVTVCMDYIKGRCSREKCKYFHPPAHLQAKIKAAQYQVNQAAAAQAAATAAAMTQSAVKSLKRPLEATFDLGIPQAVLPPLPKRPALEKTNGATAVFNTGIFQYQQALANMQLQQHTAFLPPDSGILSFPVIQYFSKSLKSVFGTLPFLVFPTSNEVASVPVWAQSPGKRVSPSVPTKPRRAQTVCAPSSMDTEQGRGSSVASELK; from the exons ATGGCCATGCTGGCCCAGCAGATGCAGCTCGCCAATGCCATGATGCCCGGAGCCCCGCTGCAGCCCGTG CCGATGTTTTCCGTCGCACCGAGCTTAGCCACCAACGCGTCAGCCGCCTTCAACCCCTACCTGGGGCCCGTCTCCCCGGGCCTGGTCCCCGCTGAGATCCTGCCCACGGCCCCCATGCTGGTGACAGGAAACCCTGGCGTGCCGGTccctgccgccgctgccgccgctgcccAGAAGCTGATGAGGACAGACAGGCTGGAG GTGTGTCGAGAGTACCAGCGTGGGAACTGCAACAGGGGAGAGAACGACTGCCGGTTCGCTCACCCCGCCGACAGCGCCATGATCGACACCAACGACAACACGGTCACCGTCTGCATGGATTACATCAAAGGGAGGTGCTCCCGGGAAAAGTGCAAATATTTTCACCCTCCTGCACACCTGCAAGCCAAGATCAAGGCTGCCCAGTACCAGGTTAACCAAGCTGCAGCTGCCCAAGCAGCAGCGACTGCAGCTGCCATG ACTCAGTCGGCTGTCAAATCACTGAAGCGACCCCTCGAGGCAACCTTTGACCTG GGAATTCCTCAAGCTGTACTTCCCCCCTTACCAAAGAGGCCTGCGCTTGAAAAAACCAATGGTGCCACCGCAGTCTTTAACACTGGTATCTTCCAATACCAGCAAGCTCTTGCCAACATGCAGTTACAGCAGCATACAGCCTTTCTCCCACCAG atagCGGCATTTTGAGCTTTCCAGTAATCCAGTACTTTTCAAAAAGTTTGAAAAGTGTCTTTGGCACCTTGCCCTTTTTAGTTTTTCCCACTTCAAATGAAGTGGCATCAGTTCCTGTTTGGGCACAGTCACCTGGAAAGAGAGTTTCTCCATCTGTCCCTACGAAGCCACGGAGAGCACAGACCGTGTGTGCCCCCAGCTCCATGGACACGGAGCAGGGCCGGGGCAGCTCAGTGGCATCTGAATTAAAGTGA